The following is a genomic window from Chengkuizengella sediminis.
GAAAGACTTCAAGCAAATGCAGTACCTATTCAATACCCAATTGGTGCTGAAGACAATTTTCAAGGTTTTGTAGACTTAGTAGAAAATGTTGCATGGATTTTCAAAGATGATTTAGGTCAAGATATTGAAAAATCAGGAATTCCTGCGGATTTAACTGATAAAGTTGAAGAACTTCGTAATGAAATGATTGAAAAGATTGCAGAGTTAGATGAAGATTTGACTATGAAATACCTAGAAGGAGAAGAAATCACAATCGAAGAGTTGAAAGCAGCACTTCGTATAGGTGTTTGTGATGTTAAAATCACACCCGTTCTATGTGGTTCTTCTTACAAGAACAAAGGAGTTCAAGCGGTATTAGATGCAGTTATTGCTTATTTACCTGCTCCTACTGATGTTCCTCCTATCCGTGGTGAACTTGAAGATGGTACAGAGGTATTTAGAAATTCTTCAGATGAAGAACCATTTTCTGGTTTAGCATTTAAAATTATGACTGACCCTTATGTTGGTAAATTAACGTTTTTCCGTGTGTACTCTGGAACATTAACTTCAGGTTCATATGTTTTAAATACAACAAAAGGAAAACGTGAAAGAGTCGGTCGTATCCTAATGATGCATGCAAACAGTAGAGAAGAAGTAGGGACTGTATATGCTGGGGATATTGCTGCGGGAGTTGGGTTTAAAGACACAACAACAGGAGATACTTTAAGTGATGAAAAGAATCCGGTGATATTGGAATCTATGACATTTCCTGATCCTGTTATCTCTGTGGCGATTGAACCGAAAACGAAAACTGACCAAGATAAAATGGGTATTGCACTATCTAAATTAGCTGAGGAAGATCCTACTTTCAAAACCGAAACGGATGATGAAACAGGACAAACGATTATTAAAGGGATGGGTGAACTTCACCTTGAGATTATCGTTGACCGCCTTATGCGTGAATTCAAAGTAGATGCTAATGTAGGTAAACCACAGGTTGCTTACAGGGAAACATTCAAAACTTCGGCAAAAGTAGAAGGTAAATTTGTACGTCAATCAGGTGGTCGTGGTCAATTTGGACACGTATGGGTTGAGTTTACTCCACTTGAAGCTGGTGACGGTTTCGTATTTGAAAACAAAATTGTCGGTGGATCTGTTCCTAGAGAATACATCCCAGCAGTACAAAACGGTATTCAAGAATCAATGCAAAGTGGTGTACTTGCTGGTTATCCGCTAGTTGATGTGAAAGCAACTTTATATGATGGTTCTTACCATGATGTCGATTCTAGTGAAATGGCATTTAAAATTGCTGGTTCCATGGCATTAAAAGGAGCAAAAGGGAAATGTAATCCTGTTATCCTAGAACCGATCTTTAAAATTGAGGTCACTATCCCAGAAGAATATATGGGTGACATTATGGGTGACGTAAGTTCTCGTCGTGGACGTGTTGAAGGTATGGATTCACGCGGTGGTGCACAAATCATCCGTGCTAAAGTACCTTTATCAGAAATGTTTGGATATTCCACATCACTTCGTTCTAGAACACAAGGACGTGGAACATACTCTATGGAATTATCTCATTATGAAGAAGTACCTAAGTCTATAGCAGAAGAAATTACTGCTAAAAACCAAGGTGCATAAAAAATAAATTATGATTGAATGAAATGAGGAGGAAGATTTAAAATGGGAAAAGCTAAATTTGAACGTAATAAACCACATTTAAACGTTGGTACTATCGGTCACGTTGACCATGGTAAAACAACTTTAACAGCAGCAATCACTACTGTATTAACTAAAACATACGGTGGAGGAGAAGCTCGTGCTTTTGATCAAATCGATAATGCACCTGAGGAAAGAGAACGCGGTATCACAATCGCAACTTCTCACGTTGAGTATGAATCTGAAGCTCGTCACTATGCCCACGTAGATTGTCCTGGACATGCTGACTATGTTAAAAACATGATTACTGGAGCAGCACAAATGGATGGAGCGATTCTTGTTGTATCTGCAGCAGACGGTCCAATGCCACAAACTCGTGAGCACATCTTACTTTCACGTCAGGTTGGCGTACCTTACATTGTAGTATTCATGAACAAATGTGATATGGTTGAAGATGAAGAGTTATTAGAATTAGTAGAGATGGAAATTCGTGATCTATTAAACGAATACGAATTCCCTGGTGACGATACTCCAATCGTTCAAGGATCTGCATTAAAAGCTTTAGAAGATCCAGATGGTGAGTACGGACAAAAAATCATTGAATTATTTAAAATCATCGACGAGTATGTTCCAGAACCTGAACGTCAAACTGACAAACCTTTCTTAATGCCTGTTGAGGATGTATTCTCAATTACAGGTCGTGGTACAGTTGCTACTGGTCGTGTTGAGCGTGGTACTGTAACTGTAGGTGAAGAAATTGAAATCGTAGGTATCGAAGAAGAAACTAAGAAAACTACGGTTACTGGTGTTGAAATGTTTAGAAAACTTCTTGACTCAGCTCAAGCAGGTGACAATATTGGAGCATTGCTTCGTGGTGTTGATCGTACTGACATCGTTCGTGGTCAAGTATTAGCTAAACCAGGGTCAGTTAACCCACATACAAAATTTAGTGCTCAAGTTTACGTTTTAACTAAAGAAGAAGGTGGACGTCATAAGCCATTCTTTACTGGATACCGTCCTCAATTCTACTTCCGTACAACTGACGTAACTGGTATCATCGAACTTCCAGAAGGTACTGAAATGGTTATGCCTGGTGACAACATCACTGTAACAGTTGAACTAATCAACCCAATCGCAATAGAAGAAGGTACTCGCTTCGCGATTCGTGAGGGTGGACGTACAGTTGGTGCTGGTGCGGTAGCAACTATCGAAAAATAAAAAAATGATCAATATTTATTTAAGTCCTTGTCAATTATGACGAGGACTTTTCTCCATTATATATAGATAGTGAGAGAATATTGTTATCGATTATTACAAAAATATTATGAAGGAATGAATAAAATTTCATTTCAATCTATAGGTGAAAATATTTTACTTGCAATTTGTATGTATTTTTTATATAATAGTGGAGTTGGTCTGAGACAGTGCGATGATGTGAGAGGTTGCTGACACACACGGCTCCTTTGCCATGAGTCATGTGTTAGGATATTTTCATGGAGTAGGTCCGATTAAAATTTGGGCGATAGAAGGAGGGAATTTGAATGGCAAAGCAAAAGATTAGAATTCGATTAAAGGCGTATGATCATAGAGTGTTAGATCAATCTGCTGAAAAAATTGTTGAAACAGCTAAACGTTCTGGTGCAAGTGTTTCTGGTCCGATACCGTTACCTACTGAAAAACAAATAGTAACGGTTTTAAGAGCGGTACACAAATACAAAGATTCTAGAGAACAATTTGAAATGCGTACACATAAACGTCTGATCGATATTGTGAATCCAACGCCGCAAACAGTTGATGCTCTTATGCGTCTGGATTTGCCATCCGGTGTGGATATTGAA
Proteins encoded in this region:
- the fusA gene encoding elongation factor G, whose product is MTREFSLNDTRNIGIMAHIDAGKTTTTERILFYTGRTHKIGEVHEGGATMDWMEQEQERGITITSAATTAQWKDHRINIIDTPGHVDFTVEVERSLRVLDGAVGVFCAKGGVEPQSETVWRQADRYGVPRIAYVNKMDILGADFEGAVAQMRERLQANAVPIQYPIGAEDNFQGFVDLVENVAWIFKDDLGQDIEKSGIPADLTDKVEELRNEMIEKIAELDEDLTMKYLEGEEITIEELKAALRIGVCDVKITPVLCGSSYKNKGVQAVLDAVIAYLPAPTDVPPIRGELEDGTEVFRNSSDEEPFSGLAFKIMTDPYVGKLTFFRVYSGTLTSGSYVLNTTKGKRERVGRILMMHANSREEVGTVYAGDIAAGVGFKDTTTGDTLSDEKNPVILESMTFPDPVISVAIEPKTKTDQDKMGIALSKLAEEDPTFKTETDDETGQTIIKGMGELHLEIIVDRLMREFKVDANVGKPQVAYRETFKTSAKVEGKFVRQSGGRGQFGHVWVEFTPLEAGDGFVFENKIVGGSVPREYIPAVQNGIQESMQSGVLAGYPLVDVKATLYDGSYHDVDSSEMAFKIAGSMALKGAKGKCNPVILEPIFKIEVTIPEEYMGDIMGDVSSRRGRVEGMDSRGGAQIIRAKVPLSEMFGYSTSLRSRTQGRGTYSMELSHYEEVPKSIAEEITAKNQGA
- the tuf gene encoding elongation factor Tu, whose product is MGKAKFERNKPHLNVGTIGHVDHGKTTLTAAITTVLTKTYGGGEARAFDQIDNAPEERERGITIATSHVEYESEARHYAHVDCPGHADYVKNMITGAAQMDGAILVVSAADGPMPQTREHILLSRQVGVPYIVVFMNKCDMVEDEELLELVEMEIRDLLNEYEFPGDDTPIVQGSALKALEDPDGEYGQKIIELFKIIDEYVPEPERQTDKPFLMPVEDVFSITGRGTVATGRVERGTVTVGEEIEIVGIEEETKKTTVTGVEMFRKLLDSAQAGDNIGALLRGVDRTDIVRGQVLAKPGSVNPHTKFSAQVYVLTKEEGGRHKPFFTGYRPQFYFRTTDVTGIIELPEGTEMVMPGDNITVTVELINPIAIEEGTRFAIREGGRTVGAGAVATIEK
- the rpsJ gene encoding 30S ribosomal protein S10; this translates as MAKQKIRIRLKAYDHRVLDQSAEKIVETAKRSGASVSGPIPLPTEKQIVTVLRAVHKYKDSREQFEMRTHKRLIDIVNPTPQTVDALMRLDLPSGVDIEIKL